The following proteins come from a genomic window of Pelagicoccus albus:
- a CDS encoding ABC transporter substrate-binding protein translates to MPRFSRIQKLGAIAGCLFLVACGDRDTEENSGAEVVPISLQPDWYAQPEQGGFYFALAEGLYDRADLRVTILDTAPNLPFLQKVAKGEATVGITRLDLLAAAVEKGLPLVVIGKYSEHAPSGIMVPAGSDIHDFADLDGKRVMATIYAPYVNYLQSHFGIKMRLIPHNWGMAQFVSGELDAQQCYITSEPYHVKRQGMETRTLIVADAGYDPPHVLYTSRETLEANKDALLRFFEASMAGWKGYLEADPSSTHELIAKRNPKMDPDFMDWSRSVLIEEGVISGRRPEIRETWGKVSREEVSELIEQLLEVGELSDLSPDELDWVDFDFSWEEVDA, encoded by the coding sequence ATGCCTAGATTCTCTCGTATCCAGAAATTGGGGGCGATTGCGGGTTGCCTCTTTCTGGTGGCTTGTGGCGATCGGGATACGGAAGAGAACTCGGGGGCGGAGGTTGTTCCGATTTCTCTGCAACCGGATTGGTACGCCCAGCCGGAGCAGGGTGGGTTTTATTTTGCTCTGGCGGAAGGACTCTACGATCGGGCGGACTTGAGAGTTACGATCCTTGATACGGCTCCGAACCTTCCGTTTTTGCAAAAGGTAGCCAAAGGCGAAGCCACCGTAGGCATTACTCGCTTGGATCTACTGGCAGCCGCGGTGGAGAAGGGGTTGCCCTTGGTTGTGATCGGAAAGTACTCCGAGCACGCGCCGAGCGGGATCATGGTTCCTGCGGGTAGCGATATTCATGATTTTGCTGATTTGGATGGAAAGCGGGTCATGGCCACGATCTACGCTCCCTACGTCAATTATCTGCAGTCGCATTTTGGAATCAAGATGCGGCTCATTCCTCATAACTGGGGAATGGCACAATTTGTGTCGGGAGAGCTCGATGCCCAGCAATGTTACATAACCAGCGAACCTTATCACGTGAAGCGGCAAGGCATGGAGACGCGGACGCTGATAGTTGCCGATGCCGGATATGATCCGCCGCATGTGCTTTACACGAGTCGCGAAACGTTGGAGGCGAACAAGGATGCCTTGCTCCGTTTTTTCGAAGCGTCGATGGCTGGATGGAAGGGATATTTAGAGGCAGATCCCAGTTCGACGCACGAGTTGATAGCTAAGCGAAATCCCAAGATGGATCCTGATTTCATGGATTGGTCTCGAAGCGTTTTGATCGAGGAAGGGGTTATTTCGGGACGGCGTCCCGAGATCAGGGAAACTTGGGGTAAAGTCTCGCGAGAGGAAGTGAGTGAATTGATCGAACAGCTTCTGGAGGTTGGCGAGTTGAGCGATTTGTCTCCGGACGAATTGGATTGGGTAGATTTCGATTTCAGCTGGGAAGAGGTAGATGCGTAA
- a CDS encoding aromatic ring-hydroxylating oxygenase subunit alpha, giving the protein MLITKQAVFKRFWYPIVPMEMLKEGPQPFTLMGESIVLWADNEGAPRAAIDRCCHRMAKLSIGWVDTDGCITCPYHGWRFDGSGQCRSVPQIGDKVPNHQLKIKAYLCEEKYGYAWVCLSDDPISGIPEFEEAGDPDFRQVFEFYETWDCASMRLMENSFDAAHIAFVHKDSFGDINKPVPELGKLYKTENGSFYMLNKNRVDNTKVDRSVTGEDDDVTYRTTRTDYYPPVIRKSKIHYPGGLIHSIVTCATPIADGTMQLCQWVYRNDTEEDVPAEKVVAFDRIVTIEDRHILESCDPDVPIDQSRRAELHMASDRPGMLIRNILMELLKENGEQEVYGDHFIQYETPENIEYRKNEVDPVKMPEETGKPASSPVDKSV; this is encoded by the coding sequence ATGCTAATTACGAAACAAGCCGTATTTAAACGCTTCTGGTATCCCATCGTGCCCATGGAAATGCTGAAGGAGGGCCCACAACCGTTTACGCTCATGGGCGAATCTATTGTTCTATGGGCTGACAACGAAGGGGCTCCCCGCGCCGCTATCGACCGATGCTGCCACCGCATGGCGAAACTATCGATTGGCTGGGTCGACACCGATGGTTGCATAACCTGCCCCTACCACGGCTGGCGTTTCGACGGCTCCGGCCAATGCCGCAGCGTTCCGCAAATCGGCGACAAGGTCCCTAACCACCAGCTGAAAATCAAAGCGTACTTGTGCGAAGAGAAATATGGATACGCTTGGGTGTGCCTGAGCGACGACCCGATAAGTGGCATACCGGAGTTCGAAGAAGCAGGTGATCCCGATTTCCGCCAAGTCTTCGAGTTCTACGAAACATGGGACTGCGCCAGCATGCGTCTCATGGAAAACTCTTTCGACGCCGCTCATATCGCCTTCGTGCATAAAGATTCATTTGGCGACATCAACAAACCTGTCCCGGAACTCGGCAAGCTCTACAAAACGGAAAACGGGAGCTTCTACATGCTTAACAAAAACCGGGTCGACAATACCAAGGTGGATCGCTCCGTGACTGGCGAGGACGACGACGTCACCTATCGCACCACTCGCACCGACTATTACCCACCCGTTATCCGCAAATCGAAAATCCACTACCCGGGCGGACTCATCCACTCCATCGTAACCTGTGCCACACCGATTGCCGACGGAACCATGCAACTTTGCCAATGGGTCTACCGTAACGATACAGAGGAAGACGTGCCGGCCGAAAAAGTGGTCGCCTTCGACCGTATCGTCACCATCGAAGATCGCCACATCCTCGAGTCGTGCGATCCAGATGTACCCATAGATCAATCACGTCGAGCAGAACTGCACATGGCATCGGATCGTCCAGGCATGCTGATTCGCAACATCCTGATGGAGCTTCTCAAGGAAAACGGAGAACAAGAGGTCTACGGCGATCACTTCATCCAATACGAGACGCCAGAGAATATCGAATACCGGAAAAACGAGGTCGACCCTGTCAAAATGCCGGAGGAAACAGGCAAGCCAGCCTCCTCCCCTGTGGACAAAAGCGTTTAG
- a CDS encoding ABC transporter substrate-binding protein has translation MMKHWVYPLFAFSALLCLAGCGEKESEDGAKKVRFQMGWYAQPERGGFFQGVVAGHFANEGLEVTLKNGGPQNTAGAMLAAGEADIADLRLEESLALIEKGFPIVLVAAYMQHDPQAIMVRESSPVMTMADLDGRRVMARPGIPFLEVIKKKFDIDFSLIPLSGNAALFLSDPEIAQQCFITNEPFYADREGIKVRTMTLSSIGFDLFRVIGVRKSYAEKNPEIVKGFLRGMIAGWEDYLTAEDVTAAHDMIKQMNPTLDEAGMDFAREVMIREKLIEGKENPHGIGWLDVARLDEVMNELYEIGFLKKKIDIEASTDLSFLESL, from the coding sequence ATGATGAAACACTGGGTGTATCCGCTATTTGCATTTTCAGCTCTGCTTTGCCTCGCGGGCTGTGGTGAAAAGGAGTCAGAAGATGGCGCTAAGAAAGTACGTTTTCAGATGGGCTGGTATGCGCAGCCGGAGCGAGGTGGCTTTTTCCAAGGCGTGGTGGCCGGGCATTTTGCCAACGAGGGTTTAGAGGTGACCTTGAAAAATGGTGGGCCTCAAAACACGGCAGGCGCTATGCTTGCGGCAGGAGAAGCTGATATCGCGGATCTTCGTTTGGAAGAATCCTTAGCCCTTATCGAAAAGGGATTTCCGATCGTGCTGGTAGCGGCCTATATGCAGCACGATCCCCAGGCCATAATGGTGCGGGAAAGTAGTCCAGTAATGACGATGGCAGACTTGGATGGACGCCGTGTGATGGCACGGCCAGGGATTCCATTTCTCGAAGTGATCAAGAAGAAGTTCGATATCGATTTCTCGCTAATACCGTTAAGCGGCAATGCGGCTCTCTTTCTTTCGGATCCAGAAATCGCCCAGCAGTGTTTCATCACGAACGAGCCTTTTTATGCGGATCGTGAAGGAATAAAGGTTAGGACTATGACGCTATCCTCCATCGGCTTTGACCTTTTTCGAGTGATCGGAGTTCGCAAGAGCTACGCAGAAAAGAATCCGGAAATCGTGAAAGGTTTCTTGCGGGGAATGATTGCTGGTTGGGAAGACTATCTCACCGCGGAGGACGTAACTGCGGCCCACGATATGATCAAACAAATGAACCCGACTTTGGACGAAGCGGGAATGGACTTCGCACGGGAGGTAATGATCAGGGAGAAGCTAATCGAGGGTAAAGAGAATCCTCACGGTATCGGTTGGCTAGACGTGGCGCGATTGGACGAAGTGATGAACGAGCTTTATGAAATCGGTTTCCTGAAGAAGAAAATCGATATTGAAGCGTCAACGGACCTGAGCTTTTTGGAGTCGCTTTGA
- a CDS encoding alpha/beta hydrolase fold domain-containing protein, whose amino-acid sequence MAHLLLCLGMIYAGYSTQEEIDHQLSYGMVGPKRDEAYANFVEGAYRARDAFSPKLDLMYGPADRHRLDFFPTPLGADKAPTIIFFHGGSWRLSDKFFANFWAEAFCPAGYNFIAATYGFLPLFSMDQIIDHARLAVNWVSDNHAKLGIDPTRLIVSGNSAGAHLAMMAMVNDWTETSLDPQNILGCFGFSGLYDLEMAHHSSNSRQYVTSVKDAKAWSPFYHVKRDLPPAFIVFGDDETEEFARQSAVMHQAWLDAGNQSTLVSAPGGNHYNTQWFARTEGDPLHQKLMAFLKEISQK is encoded by the coding sequence GTGGCCCATCTTTTGCTTTGCTTGGGCATGATCTACGCCGGCTACTCGACCCAAGAAGAAATCGACCATCAGCTTTCTTACGGAATGGTCGGACCCAAACGCGACGAAGCGTACGCGAATTTTGTAGAAGGGGCTTACCGAGCGCGAGATGCCTTTTCCCCAAAGCTTGACCTTATGTACGGTCCGGCAGACCGCCATCGCCTAGACTTTTTCCCAACTCCATTGGGAGCAGACAAAGCCCCAACCATCATTTTCTTTCACGGAGGCAGCTGGCGCCTGAGCGACAAGTTCTTTGCGAACTTCTGGGCAGAGGCGTTCTGTCCGGCGGGCTACAATTTCATCGCCGCCACCTATGGCTTTCTACCGCTCTTCAGTATGGATCAAATCATAGATCACGCCCGGCTGGCAGTGAACTGGGTGAGCGACAACCACGCCAAACTCGGGATCGATCCGACCCGCCTCATCGTGTCCGGAAACTCAGCGGGCGCACACTTGGCCATGATGGCAATGGTTAACGACTGGACCGAAACCTCTTTAGATCCGCAGAACATTTTGGGATGTTTCGGATTCTCTGGTCTCTACGACCTGGAAATGGCTCACCACAGTTCTAACTCCCGCCAGTACGTGACGAGCGTGAAGGACGCGAAAGCTTGGTCGCCATTCTATCATGTCAAACGCGACCTACCTCCAGCGTTCATCGTTTTTGGAGACGACGAAACGGAGGAGTTCGCCCGACAAAGCGCCGTCATGCATCAAGCTTGGTTAGACGCCGGAAACCAATCGACTCTAGTCAGCGCTCCGGGAGGAAACCACTACAATACCCAATGGTTCGCTCGGACCGAAGGCGATCCCCTTCATCAGAAGCTAATGGCCTTCCTCAAAGAGATAAGCCAAAAGTAA
- a CDS encoding ABC transporter ATP-binding protein has product MKDFNSEENVAGSLLTKPMMALPQVYFKEVQKQFGTGPVILDNINLEVQAGEFISLIGPSGCGKSTLLRLISGLTPNTAGEIVIDGMTPENARAEMAYIFQEANLLPWLRVQKNVELALKVQGHIDKYRRKDIADKMIDLVGLDHARNRFPHQLSGGMRMRVSIARALSLSPRILLLDEPFGALDEMTRDRLNEEILEIRAKENWTAFFVTHSVAEAVFLSSRIVVLSANPGRVAEIIEVPFSYPRTAELRETTEFLDLVRRTSMSLRSVMH; this is encoded by the coding sequence ATGAAAGACTTTAATTCAGAAGAGAATGTGGCAGGTAGCTTGCTTACGAAGCCCATGATGGCACTCCCGCAAGTCTATTTTAAGGAAGTACAAAAGCAGTTCGGCACTGGACCGGTCATTCTCGATAATATCAATCTTGAGGTGCAAGCGGGTGAGTTCATCAGTCTCATTGGCCCAAGTGGCTGCGGTAAATCCACCTTGTTGCGTCTGATTTCGGGCCTGACTCCCAACACCGCTGGCGAAATCGTAATCGATGGTATGACACCTGAAAACGCTCGCGCGGAGATGGCCTACATTTTCCAAGAGGCGAATCTGCTCCCCTGGCTGAGAGTGCAAAAAAACGTGGAGCTCGCTCTCAAGGTGCAAGGGCACATCGACAAGTATCGCCGCAAGGATATCGCCGATAAGATGATCGATCTGGTTGGGCTCGATCACGCTCGTAACCGATTCCCGCATCAGCTTTCGGGTGGCATGCGTATGCGCGTATCCATTGCTCGGGCACTCTCGCTTTCTCCCAGGATTTTGCTTTTGGACGAGCCTTTTGGCGCTTTGGACGAAATGACTCGAGATCGCTTAAATGAGGAGATTCTCGAGATTCGGGCTAAGGAAAATTGGACTGCCTTTTTCGTAACGCACTCCGTCGCGGAAGCCGTATTTCTATCGTCCCGCATTGTTGTTTTGTCAGCCAATCCTGGGCGAGTAGCCGAGATCATCGAAGTACCCTTTTCTTATCCACGTACCGCCGAGTTGCGAGAAACGACGGAGTTTCTAGACTTGGTGCGTCGCACTTCAATGTCGCTTCGCTCTGTCATGCACTAG
- a CDS encoding FAD-binding oxidoreductase, giving the protein MPLPAEFSQKLAEIVPAEDLNTEPESVRKRSRDYYWFSPRLERELAENTADAVYTVRDMETLRSVVSLACKHKVPLHLRGGATGNFGQAVPLCDGLLIDFSSFDQIIAVEGNTIKAQAGARCRAIEDAARAAGYEMPCYPSTWAKATIAGFAVGGSGGVGGMRNGLLQHNNMVEQIKLLTIEEEPQEIVLSGSDTTDLIHSFGAVALITEVSVRLEPKESWDQIVVCGNSFVELFAFAARLANDRSIPLRTMCFLENPLPHYCIPIRKHLPENANAILLEVAQSGTDSLKALALDNGYTVPFEIPHAEPRRSPMLSDFVQGHSILWALKGDERLASLSVFLSFDNWKEELETIRPKLGHECFIQADFHRTADQLFMQCSLLFPFVDEPHLDESLEKLREMGILRFNSHDPYIGSKLNPDRLSAKQKMKKRFDPHELLSPGRFG; this is encoded by the coding sequence ATGCCGCTTCCCGCCGAATTTTCGCAAAAACTTGCCGAGATCGTTCCAGCCGAGGACTTGAATACCGAACCGGAGTCGGTTCGGAAACGGTCACGAGACTACTACTGGTTCTCTCCACGACTCGAACGTGAGCTCGCTGAAAACACGGCGGACGCGGTATACACAGTCCGTGACATGGAGACCCTGCGATCTGTCGTCTCCTTAGCCTGCAAACACAAAGTCCCCCTCCACCTCCGCGGAGGCGCTACAGGTAACTTCGGACAAGCGGTGCCCTTATGCGATGGGCTGCTAATCGATTTTAGTTCCTTCGATCAAATCATCGCGGTCGAGGGCAACACCATAAAAGCCCAAGCCGGAGCCCGCTGCCGAGCGATCGAAGACGCCGCCCGTGCCGCCGGCTACGAGATGCCGTGCTACCCATCGACTTGGGCGAAGGCAACCATTGCAGGTTTCGCGGTAGGCGGATCCGGAGGAGTGGGAGGGATGCGCAACGGCCTACTGCAACACAACAACATGGTAGAGCAGATCAAGCTGCTCACCATCGAAGAAGAGCCACAAGAAATCGTCCTTTCCGGAAGCGATACGACTGACCTTATCCACTCCTTTGGCGCGGTTGCGTTAATCACAGAAGTATCGGTCCGTCTGGAACCCAAGGAATCCTGGGATCAAATTGTGGTGTGTGGAAACTCTTTCGTAGAGCTGTTCGCATTTGCCGCCAGACTTGCTAACGACCGCAGCATTCCCCTTCGCACCATGTGCTTCTTGGAAAATCCGCTGCCGCATTACTGCATCCCGATACGCAAGCATCTTCCCGAGAACGCAAACGCTATCCTTCTAGAGGTTGCCCAATCCGGTACCGACTCGCTCAAAGCCTTGGCATTAGACAACGGATACACGGTTCCCTTCGAGATTCCGCACGCCGAACCAAGACGCAGCCCCATGCTTTCGGACTTCGTGCAGGGGCACAGTATCCTTTGGGCCTTAAAAGGCGACGAGCGACTGGCATCCCTTTCCGTATTTCTATCCTTCGATAATTGGAAAGAAGAACTGGAAACCATTCGGCCCAAACTCGGACACGAGTGCTTCATCCAAGCCGATTTTCACCGAACAGCGGATCAGCTCTTCATGCAATGTTCGCTACTCTTCCCCTTCGTCGATGAACCGCACCTAGACGAAAGTCTCGAGAAGCTTCGCGAGATGGGAATACTACGATTCAACAGCCACGATCCTTATATCGGCAGCAAACTGAATCCAGATAGACTCTCTGCGAAACAGAAGATGAAAAAGCGATTCGATCCGCACGAACTACTCAGTCCTGGTCGTTTTGGCTAA